From Geomonas agri, one genomic window encodes:
- the recJ gene encoding single-stranded-DNA-specific exonuclease RecJ, translating into MKPVTHRSWRAREADAQAVAGLTRSGVTPLLARLLVQRGVTAADEAGAYLNPVLSRLHDPMLLAGMPKAVERLVHALKAGERVCVHGDYDVDGVTSCAVLISFFQKIGLDCCHYIPKRLTEGYGLSEQGVAAATRAGATVLVTVDCGITAVKEALLCREAGVDLIVTDHHSPGEELPDACTIINPLQPGCPFPFKSLAGVGVAFHLVVALRARLRADGYFKPGQEPDLKEYLDLVALGTIADVVPLLGINRVLVSYGLKQLCAGTRVGVEALKEVAGITGEVGCGAVGYRLAPRINAAGRLEDAALGLELLLCRDPQRARDIARELDDANAERQALERATFEEARAMLEQGACSGRKSIVLGSEQWHPGVIGIVASRIVELFHRPVILFAFDGETGRGSGRSISRFHLLDAIRECAEHLLRFGGHSHAAGLSIAQDELERFALRFDEAAQESLDADALTPTLAFDLELGSGEITTDLVRQLEQMKPFGMGNPEPLFVLKGAEVLESRVLKGGHLKLKVGQGGRTFDAIGFGLAEAGVPQGRVDVLFAPGINVWNGRSSLQLTVKDLRAEGTC; encoded by the coding sequence ATGAAACCTGTAACACACAGAAGCTGGCGGGCGAGGGAGGCAGATGCCCAGGCGGTAGCCGGTCTCACCCGTTCCGGCGTCACTCCGCTTTTGGCGCGTCTTCTTGTTCAGCGCGGCGTCACCGCTGCCGACGAGGCCGGCGCCTACTTAAACCCGGTGCTGTCCAGGCTCCACGATCCCATGCTTCTGGCCGGCATGCCGAAGGCTGTGGAGCGGCTGGTGCACGCGCTGAAGGCCGGGGAGCGGGTCTGCGTTCACGGTGATTACGACGTGGACGGCGTAACCTCCTGCGCGGTACTGATCAGCTTCTTCCAGAAGATCGGTCTCGACTGCTGCCACTACATTCCCAAACGTCTCACCGAGGGGTACGGCCTCTCCGAGCAGGGGGTGGCAGCCGCTACTCGTGCCGGCGCCACCGTGCTTGTCACCGTCGACTGCGGCATTACTGCCGTGAAGGAGGCGCTGCTGTGCAGGGAAGCGGGCGTTGACCTCATCGTCACCGATCACCACTCCCCGGGCGAAGAACTGCCCGATGCCTGCACCATCATCAACCCGCTGCAGCCCGGCTGCCCGTTCCCCTTCAAATCGCTGGCCGGTGTCGGCGTCGCTTTCCACCTGGTGGTCGCGTTGCGCGCCCGGTTGCGCGCCGACGGCTACTTCAAGCCCGGCCAGGAGCCCGATCTCAAGGAATACCTGGACCTGGTCGCCCTGGGCACCATCGCCGACGTGGTCCCCTTGCTGGGGATCAACCGGGTGCTGGTATCCTACGGGCTGAAGCAGCTCTGCGCCGGCACCCGCGTCGGTGTCGAGGCCCTCAAGGAAGTGGCCGGCATAACGGGGGAGGTCGGCTGCGGCGCGGTCGGCTACCGGCTGGCCCCGCGCATCAATGCGGCGGGGAGGTTGGAGGACGCGGCGCTTGGCCTCGAACTGCTACTGTGCCGGGATCCCCAGCGGGCACGGGATATTGCCCGGGAGCTTGATGACGCCAACGCCGAGCGCCAGGCACTGGAGCGGGCCACCTTCGAGGAGGCGCGCGCCATGCTGGAGCAGGGGGCCTGTAGTGGCCGCAAGAGCATCGTGCTCGGTTCGGAACAGTGGCATCCCGGCGTGATCGGCATCGTTGCCTCCCGCATCGTGGAACTCTTCCATCGGCCAGTGATCCTGTTCGCTTTCGACGGGGAGACCGGTAGGGGCTCGGGGCGCAGTATCTCCCGTTTCCACCTGCTGGACGCCATCAGGGAATGTGCCGAACACCTGCTGCGCTTCGGGGGGCACAGCCACGCCGCCGGCCTCTCCATAGCACAGGATGAACTGGAGCGCTTTGCGCTGCGCTTCGATGAAGCGGCCCAGGAGTCACTCGATGCCGACGCCCTCACCCCCACGCTCGCTTTCGACCTGGAGCTGGGTTCGGGCGAGATCACCACGGACCTGGTGCGGCAACTGGAACAGATGAAGCCTTTCGGCATGGGCAACCCCGAACCGCTCTTCGTGCTTAAGGGGGCCGAGGTGCTGGAAAGCCGGGTGCTCAAGGGGGGGCACCTGAAACTCAAGGTAGGGCAGGGGGGGAGGACCTTCGACGCCATTGGCTTCGGGCTTGCCGAGGCGGGTGTGCCGCAGGGAAGGGTCGATGTCCTGTTCGCTCCGGGGATCAACGTCTGGAACGGCAGGAGTTCCCTGCAACTCACCGTGAAAGACCTGCGCGCGGAGGGAACGTGCTGA
- a CDS encoding SpoIID/LytB domain-containing protein: MSCFRTLIILLICLAAGGSAASMRPEMVRVALFKGAETLRIDGDGVLLTDGREPLRVEMPLEVRRLGSGLSVNGRPVDRLVASAFSRISVNGKGYRALIEVSPADKGLLVVNELPLEEYLVGLINCEISSAWPIEAIKAQAVIARSYAVYQMQARRGQSYQLESSVMDQVYEGADVEDSRAAYGVRETAGEVLTYNGKTIQAFYHSNCAGHTENSRNVWGLSIPYLQGVSCRYCSESNPIRWELNLPLKKVENSLKAAGFQVAGLRDLRVRGRNASGRVQDVVAECSRGSVVIPGVAFRKALGYGVVKSTNFELRSQRDELQVSGTGSGHGVGLCQWGAKGRANEGFDYREILTYYYPGVKLSGGYGR, from the coding sequence ATGAGCTGCTTCAGGACGTTGATCATATTACTCATCTGCCTCGCCGCCGGAGGGAGTGCCGCCTCGATGCGACCGGAGATGGTGCGGGTGGCCCTGTTCAAGGGGGCGGAAACCCTCAGGATCGACGGCGACGGCGTGCTTCTTACCGACGGCCGCGAACCGCTCAGGGTGGAGATGCCCCTAGAGGTACGGCGCTTGGGGAGCGGCCTCAGTGTCAACGGCAGGCCGGTGGACCGCCTGGTCGCCTCTGCGTTTTCGCGCATCTCGGTGAACGGCAAGGGGTACCGGGCCCTGATCGAGGTGTCGCCGGCCGACAAGGGCCTGCTGGTGGTGAACGAACTGCCGCTGGAGGAGTACCTGGTCGGCCTCATCAACTGCGAGATCAGTTCCGCCTGGCCCATCGAGGCCATCAAGGCGCAGGCGGTCATCGCCCGTTCCTACGCGGTGTACCAGATGCAAGCCCGCCGCGGCCAGAGTTACCAGCTCGAGTCCAGCGTGATGGACCAGGTGTACGAGGGGGCGGACGTTGAGGACAGCCGCGCTGCCTACGGTGTGCGCGAGACTGCCGGAGAGGTGCTCACCTACAACGGCAAGACCATCCAAGCTTTCTACCATTCCAACTGCGCCGGCCACACTGAGAACTCCAGGAACGTTTGGGGGCTCTCGATCCCTTACCTCCAAGGCGTTTCCTGCCGTTACTGCAGCGAGTCCAATCCGATCCGGTGGGAGCTGAACCTTCCCCTTAAAAAGGTCGAGAACTCGCTGAAGGCAGCCGGGTTCCAGGTGGCAGGTCTCAGGGACCTGCGGGTGCGCGGCAGGAACGCTAGCGGCAGAGTGCAGGACGTGGTCGCCGAATGCTCCCGGGGGAGCGTGGTCATCCCTGGTGTCGCCTTCAGGAAAGCCCTGGGCTACGGCGTCGTGAAGAGCACCAACTTCGAACTGCGCAGCCAGCGCGATGAGCTCCAGGTGAGCGGCACCGGCTCCGGTCACGGTGTGGGGCTGTGCCAGTGGGGCGCCAAGGGGCGCGCCAACGAAGGGTTCGATTACCGCGAGATACTTACTTACTATTATCCGGGCGTGAAGCTTTCCGGCGGGTACGGTCGATAG
- the secD gene encoding protein translocase subunit SecD — MKGYTWRISLILIFIIASCVYLTPTLVDTLPKWWSGLLPKDKIHLGLDLQGGTHLVMEVETQKAVEGSLDLIATDLEDSLTAQNLRFKKIGRLGGDKVQLTLYDRGSADKVQALIKKKYPDLEALPVFDEGGFVNMQLRINEKEAQVRKDRAVAQALETIRNRIDQFGVSEPVIQREGLNNIVVQLPGIKDPKRAIELIGKTARLEFKLVDETVNAATATAGSLPEDDELLFEKRTDPQTGAVSETPLVVKKKAIITGELLTDAQIRIDSQYNQPYVAIEFNSTGARLFDQVTAANVGKRFAIVLDSNIYSAPVIRERISGGSAQISGSFTEKEAADLAIVLRAGSLPAPVKILQNVTVGPSLGRDSIHKGLMAGLIGVLLVVSFMAMYYKLSGMVANLGMVLNILFLMGALSALGATLTLPGIAAIVLLVGMSVDSNVLIFERIREELRLGKTPHAALDAGYDKAFLTIMDSHVTALITAAVLFQFGTGPVKGFAVSLSLGIIINLFTSLVATKVLFDAFLDRVHVKRLSV; from the coding sequence ATGAAGGGTTATACCTGGCGCATTTCTCTTATCCTCATTTTCATCATCGCCTCGTGCGTCTACCTGACGCCGACCTTGGTCGACACGCTCCCGAAGTGGTGGAGCGGCCTGCTCCCCAAGGACAAGATCCACCTGGGTCTTGACCTGCAGGGCGGTACCCACCTGGTCATGGAGGTCGAGACCCAGAAGGCTGTGGAAGGGTCCCTGGACCTGATCGCCACCGACCTCGAGGACTCCCTTACGGCGCAGAACCTGCGCTTCAAGAAGATCGGGCGACTGGGCGGCGACAAAGTGCAGCTCACCCTGTACGATCGCGGTTCGGCCGACAAGGTGCAGGCGCTGATCAAGAAGAAGTACCCCGACCTCGAGGCCCTGCCGGTCTTCGACGAGGGCGGCTTCGTCAACATGCAGCTGCGCATCAACGAGAAAGAGGCACAGGTTAGGAAAGACCGCGCCGTGGCGCAGGCCCTGGAGACCATCCGCAACAGGATTGACCAGTTCGGCGTCTCTGAGCCGGTGATCCAGCGTGAAGGCCTGAACAACATCGTCGTTCAGCTCCCGGGCATCAAGGATCCCAAGCGCGCCATCGAGCTGATCGGCAAGACCGCCCGCCTCGAGTTCAAGCTGGTGGACGAGACCGTCAACGCGGCCACCGCGACCGCCGGTTCGCTCCCCGAAGACGACGAGCTTCTCTTCGAGAAGAGGACTGATCCCCAGACCGGCGCCGTCTCCGAGACCCCGCTGGTGGTGAAGAAAAAGGCCATAATCACCGGCGAGCTGCTTACCGACGCCCAGATCAGGATTGATTCCCAGTACAACCAGCCCTACGTTGCCATCGAGTTCAACTCCACCGGCGCGCGCCTGTTCGACCAGGTCACCGCCGCCAACGTGGGCAAGCGCTTCGCCATCGTCCTGGACAGCAACATCTACTCCGCTCCGGTAATCCGCGAGAGGATCTCGGGCGGCTCCGCCCAGATCTCCGGCTCCTTCACCGAGAAGGAAGCCGCCGACCTCGCCATCGTGCTGCGCGCCGGTTCGCTGCCTGCTCCGGTCAAGATCCTGCAGAACGTCACCGTCGGTCCTTCCCTTGGTCGCGACTCCATCCACAAGGGGCTCATGGCCGGTCTGATCGGCGTCCTGCTCGTCGTCAGCTTCATGGCGATGTACTACAAACTCTCCGGCATGGTCGCTAACCTGGGCATGGTGCTGAACATCCTGTTCCTGATGGGCGCTCTCTCCGCGCTGGGTGCTACGCTGACCCTGCCGGGCATCGCCGCTATCGTCCTCCTGGTCGGTATGTCGGTCGACTCCAACGTCCTCATCTTCGAGAGGATCAGGGAGGAGCTGCGCCTGGGCAAGACGCCGCACGCCGCGCTCGACGCCGGCTACGACAAGGCGTTCCTTACCATTATGGACTCGCACGTTACCGCCCTGATCACAGCGGCGGTGCTGTTCCAGTTCGGCACCGGCCCGGTCAAAGGCTTCGCTGTTTCGCTCAGCCTCGGTATCATCATCAACCTGTTCACGTCGCTCGTTGCCACCAAGGTGCTCTTTGACGCCTTCCTGGACCGCGTCCACGTGAAGCGACTCAGCGTTTAA
- a CDS encoding cation diffusion facilitator family transporter — MLRSDRFNKADRVIRIGFWANAVLMVLKLAAGHYGHSDAVFADGVESACDFIAIGMTLIALKVGRKPYDSDHPYGHGKVESLSAIFVSLVIAATGAWILYGATTTMLEGHYATPALVAVVAAAGTIVAKEALYRYSMKVGGSLGSPALLAIAKDHRKDAITSVATLVGVGGAYFGVGIMDPIAAGLTSFFIFHIGYHTFRTSAHELMDGQPEQSLLDAISHIARSVEGVDQVHEIRARHSGQYLIVDLKLEMPPEMTVKRSHDIATEVKRRIFEHFSNVGDVMIHINPSDEPHEDLIRL; from the coding sequence GTGCTGAGGAGCGATCGCTTCAACAAGGCCGACCGCGTCATCCGCATCGGCTTTTGGGCCAACGCCGTATTGATGGTGTTAAAGCTCGCCGCCGGCCACTACGGCCATTCTGACGCTGTCTTTGCCGACGGCGTGGAAAGCGCGTGCGACTTCATCGCCATCGGCATGACCCTGATCGCCCTCAAGGTCGGGCGCAAGCCCTACGACTCGGACCACCCCTATGGGCACGGCAAGGTGGAAAGCCTGTCCGCCATCTTCGTTTCCCTGGTCATCGCCGCCACCGGCGCCTGGATTCTCTACGGTGCCACCACCACGATGCTGGAGGGGCACTACGCCACGCCTGCGCTGGTGGCCGTTGTAGCTGCGGCCGGCACCATCGTGGCAAAGGAGGCACTCTACCGCTACTCCATGAAAGTCGGAGGGAGCCTGGGGAGCCCTGCACTGCTCGCCATCGCCAAGGACCACAGGAAAGATGCCATCACCTCGGTGGCCACCCTGGTCGGTGTCGGGGGCGCCTACTTCGGCGTCGGTATCATGGACCCCATTGCGGCGGGTCTCACATCGTTCTTCATCTTTCATATCGGCTACCACACCTTCCGTACCTCCGCCCACGAACTCATGGACGGCCAGCCCGAACAGTCACTCCTGGACGCCATCTCGCATATTGCCCGGAGCGTCGAGGGGGTGGACCAAGTGCATGAGATCAGGGCGCGCCACTCCGGGCAGTATCTTATCGTGGACCTGAAGCTCGAGATGCCCCCGGAGATGACGGTGAAGCGTTCCCACGATATCGCCACCGAAGTGAAACGGCGCATTTTCGAGCATTTCAGCAACGTGGGGGATGTCATGATACACATAAACCCCTCCGACGAACCGCACGAAGACCTCATCCGCCTCTAG
- the yajC gene encoding preprotein translocase subunit YajC → MLGLAFAMAAPAQGGAPAGGGMMAQFQGLIPLVFMFAIFYFLLIRPQQKKAKEHRALLDALKKGDQVVTAGGMHGKVTALDDQVVTLEIAPGVNVRINKGYIASVKQD, encoded by the coding sequence ATGTTAGGTTTGGCGTTTGCAATGGCTGCTCCCGCGCAGGGCGGTGCGCCGGCGGGCGGAGGGATGATGGCACAGTTCCAGGGATTGATCCCCCTGGTGTTCATGTTTGCCATTTTTTACTTCCTGCTCATCAGGCCGCAGCAGAAAAAGGCCAAGGAGCACAGGGCGCTTTTGGACGCGCTCAAAAAAGGCGACCAGGTCGTCACCGCCGGCGGCATGCACGGCAAGGTGACCGCGCTGGACGACCAGGTGGTAACCCTGGAGATCGCCCCCGGTGTCAACGTCAGGATCAACAAGGGGTACATTGCGTCTGTTAAGCAGGACTAG
- the tgt gene encoding tRNA guanosine(34) transglycosylase Tgt yields MSAISFELIKKDPGCAARLGSLTTTHGRIETPIFMPVGTQATVKAMTPEELVEVGSQIILANTYHLYLRPGHELVGRLGGLHRFMHWDRPMLTDSGGFQVFSLGELRKISEEGVKFRSHIDGSKHFISPEVSIAIQEALGADIAMCFDECPPYPAERSYVQKSLELTTRWAKRCKDAHSRPDQALFGIVQGGMHPELRRESARQITDIGFDGYALGGLSVGEEKEVMHGMMQECSDILPENSPRYIMGIGAPEDLIEAVYNGFDMFDCVMPTRNARNGALFTSFGRINIKAAIYAEDQGPIDPACDCYVCRNYSRAYLRHLYRSQEILASRLNSWHNLHFYLNLMKQVREAIGRGEFVKFRRDFYAARTAA; encoded by the coding sequence TTGTCAGCCATATCGTTTGAACTTATCAAGAAAGACCCGGGCTGCGCGGCCCGTTTAGGCTCTCTGACAACCACGCACGGCAGGATCGAAACCCCGATATTCATGCCGGTCGGCACCCAGGCGACGGTCAAGGCTATGACGCCCGAAGAGCTGGTTGAGGTCGGGTCACAGATCATTCTGGCCAATACTTACCACCTCTACCTGCGTCCCGGCCACGAACTGGTGGGCCGGCTGGGGGGACTGCACCGCTTCATGCACTGGGACCGTCCCATGCTGACCGATTCCGGCGGCTTCCAGGTCTTTTCGCTTGGCGAACTGAGGAAGATCTCCGAGGAAGGGGTGAAGTTCCGCTCCCACATCGACGGATCCAAACACTTCATCTCCCCCGAGGTTTCCATCGCCATCCAGGAGGCGCTGGGCGCCGACATCGCCATGTGTTTCGACGAATGCCCTCCGTATCCGGCCGAACGCTCCTATGTGCAAAAGTCGCTTGAGTTGACCACCCGCTGGGCCAAGCGCTGCAAGGATGCGCACAGCCGTCCCGACCAGGCGCTCTTCGGGATCGTGCAGGGGGGGATGCATCCGGAGTTGAGGCGCGAGAGCGCGCGGCAGATCACGGACATCGGTTTCGACGGCTACGCGCTGGGCGGTCTGTCGGTGGGCGAGGAGAAGGAAGTCATGCACGGCATGATGCAGGAGTGCAGCGACATCCTGCCCGAGAACTCGCCGCGTTACATCATGGGCATCGGCGCGCCCGAGGACTTGATCGAGGCGGTCTACAACGGCTTCGACATGTTCGACTGCGTCATGCCGACCAGGAACGCCCGAAACGGCGCCCTGTTCACCAGCTTCGGCAGGATCAACATCAAGGCGGCCATCTACGCCGAGGATCAGGGTCCCATCGACCCGGCCTGCGACTGCTACGTCTGCCGCAACTACTCGAGGGCCTATCTGAGGCACCTGTACCGTAGCCAGGAGATCTTGGCCTCGCGGCTGAACAGCTGGCATAACCTGCACTTCTACCTGAACCTGATGAAACAGGTGCGGGAGGCCATCGGCAGGGGCGAGTTCGTCAAGTTCAGGCGAGACTTTTACGCCGCAAGAACAGCGGCTTGA
- the queA gene encoding tRNA preQ1(34) S-adenosylmethionine ribosyltransferase-isomerase QueA encodes MRLSDFDYELPPELIAQHPASRRDASRLLALERATGTVGESTVAAIAGQFRPGDLLVLNDTRVIPARLRGHKESGGAVEVFLVRRVPGVDEVWSCLIKASKSPGAGTRIILPDGVTAKVAAREEGEWLVCFEGSDDFMAWLEGAGSMPLPPYIKRAPEGEDLERYQTVFAREKGAVAAPTAGLHFTPEILAEIRGRGVEIAPLTLHVGLGTFMPVRVEDLSQHTMHRELYRIPHETAEAIRRTKASGGRVVALGTTSMRALEHAAASGQLEAGEREADIFILPGYRFRVVDALITNFHLPKSTLFMLVCAFAGKEFMTEAYAEAVRRRFRFFSYGDAMFIG; translated from the coding sequence ATGCGCCTTTCCGATTTCGATTACGAACTCCCGCCGGAGCTGATCGCTCAGCACCCGGCGAGCCGCAGGGACGCCTCCCGGCTGTTGGCACTCGAGCGTGCCACCGGCACGGTCGGGGAGAGCACCGTGGCCGCCATCGCCGGACAGTTCCGCCCCGGCGACCTCCTGGTCCTCAACGACACCCGCGTCATTCCGGCCCGGCTCAGGGGGCACAAGGAGAGCGGCGGCGCCGTCGAGGTGTTCCTTGTGCGTCGCGTTCCCGGCGTGGACGAGGTATGGAGCTGCCTCATCAAGGCCTCCAAGTCCCCCGGTGCCGGCACCCGCATCATCCTTCCCGACGGGGTCACTGCGAAAGTGGCTGCCCGGGAGGAAGGGGAGTGGCTAGTCTGCTTCGAGGGGAGCGACGACTTCATGGCCTGGCTGGAAGGGGCCGGGAGCATGCCGCTCCCCCCCTATATCAAGCGCGCCCCCGAAGGTGAGGACCTGGAGCGCTACCAGACCGTGTTCGCGCGGGAGAAGGGGGCCGTGGCTGCCCCTACGGCCGGCCTGCACTTCACCCCGGAGATCCTGGCTGAGATCCGGGGTCGCGGCGTGGAGATCGCGCCTCTTACCCTGCACGTGGGTCTGGGGACCTTCATGCCGGTTCGGGTCGAGGACCTGTCCCAGCACACCATGCACCGGGAGTTGTACCGGATCCCGCACGAGACCGCCGAGGCGATCCGCCGCACCAAGGCGTCCGGGGGGAGGGTAGTCGCGCTCGGAACCACGTCGATGCGGGCCCTGGAGCACGCTGCCGCCTCCGGCCAATTGGAGGCGGGGGAGCGCGAGGCGGACATCTTCATCCTGCCGGGATACCGGTTCAGGGTGGTTGATGCGTTGATAACGAATTTTCATCTCCCCAAATCGACACTATTTATGTTAGTGTGCGCTTTCGCCGGTAAAGAGTTCATGACCGAGGCCTACGCTGAAGCAGTAAGAAGGCGCTTCCGGTTCTTCAGCTACGGCGATGCGATGTTTATTGGATAA
- the secF gene encoding protein translocase subunit SecF — MELLKKTNIDFIGMRKFSFLASGLMAIIGLIGIIAIARGTANMGIDFSGGTEMQIKFAQAATTQSIRDALVKAGVKEVELQEITGGNQVLVKMHKSTGKSADQVADALKAGIPGNTFTVESSTEIGPSIGEKLKQDTLVAVALSMLGIILYIAWRFDFKFGVGAVVATMHDVLAMIAVFYVMHREVNILFITAVLTIAGYSLTDTVVVFDRIRENMHKSLKDPMITIFNKSINETLSRTIITSVTTFLAAVSLFLFGGEVIHDFAFALVVGVVVATYSSIFVASPIVALWEKHAVETKAEAV, encoded by the coding sequence ATGGAACTGCTCAAGAAGACCAATATAGATTTCATCGGGATGAGGAAGTTCTCCTTTCTCGCCTCCGGCCTGATGGCCATCATCGGCCTCATCGGCATCATCGCCATCGCCCGCGGCACCGCCAACATGGGCATCGACTTCTCCGGTGGCACCGAGATGCAGATCAAGTTCGCACAGGCTGCCACTACCCAGTCCATCCGTGACGCCCTCGTGAAAGCCGGCGTCAAGGAAGTTGAGCTGCAGGAGATCACCGGTGGCAACCAGGTGCTGGTAAAGATGCACAAGTCCACCGGTAAGTCAGCCGACCAAGTAGCCGACGCACTGAAAGCCGGCATCCCGGGCAACACTTTCACCGTGGAAAGCTCCACCGAAATCGGGCCCTCCATCGGCGAGAAGCTGAAGCAGGACACCCTGGTGGCCGTGGCGCTCTCCATGCTTGGCATCATCCTCTACATCGCCTGGCGCTTCGACTTCAAGTTCGGCGTGGGCGCGGTCGTGGCCACCATGCATGACGTACTGGCCATGATCGCCGTATTCTACGTGATGCACCGCGAGGTCAACATCCTCTTCATCACCGCGGTCCTCACCATCGCCGGTTACTCGCTCACCGATACCGTCGTCGTCTTCGACCGTATCCGCGAGAACATGCACAAGAGCCTCAAGGACCCGATGATCACCATCTTCAACAAGAGCATCAACGAGACACTGTCCCGTACCATCATCACTTCGGTGACCACCTTCCTTGCCGCCGTTTCGCTGTTCCTGTTCGGCGGCGAGGTGATCCACGACTTCGCCTTTGCCCTGGTCGTGGGCGTGGTAGTCGCCACCTATTCGTCCATCTTCGTGGCGAGCCCGATCGTGGCGCTGTGGGAAAAACACGCCGTCGAGACCAAGGCCGAGGCTGTCTAA
- a CDS encoding tetratricopeptide repeat protein — translation MNKENVLTIVVAVIVGLLGGYLIFNIAGQNKEPQVAMSVPQGAGSPNDYQRRIVEAEKIVAQDPKNLQAWIQLGNDYFDTDQAQKAVNAYGKALELDPNNLNVMTDQGIMYRKIGWYDKAIANFEKAQSIDPKHLQSLYNLGVVYLQDLKQPDKAKQIWTKYLQFDSTSPTAQQIKNDLAGMSQMPTSFKK, via the coding sequence GTGAACAAGGAGAACGTACTTACCATCGTGGTAGCGGTGATCGTGGGGCTTCTGGGAGGTTACCTGATCTTCAACATCGCCGGGCAGAACAAAGAACCCCAGGTCGCCATGAGCGTGCCGCAGGGCGCGGGCTCGCCGAATGACTACCAGCGGCGCATCGTGGAGGCCGAGAAGATCGTGGCGCAGGATCCTAAGAACCTGCAGGCCTGGATCCAGCTCGGCAACGACTACTTCGACACCGACCAGGCGCAGAAGGCGGTCAACGCCTACGGCAAAGCCCTGGAACTCGATCCCAACAACCTGAACGTGATGACGGACCAGGGGATCATGTACCGCAAGATCGGCTGGTACGACAAGGCGATCGCCAACTTCGAGAAGGCGCAGTCTATCGACCCCAAGCACCTGCAAAGTCTCTACAACCTCGGCGTGGTCTACCTCCAGGACCTGAAACAGCCGGACAAGGCCAAGCAGATCTGGACCAAGTACCTGCAGTTCGACTCGACGAGCCCGACAGCACAGCAGATCAAGAACGACTTGGCCGGCATGAGCCAGATGCCTACCTCGTTCAAAAAGTAA